The following DNA comes from Candidatus Thiodictyon syntrophicum.
GCCGCGCCGATCTTCGGGAGCGCTGGCCGCGCCTGTGAGCCCGCCAGACAGTAGGCCCCGCTGGTCACGTAGCCACTTGGACAACGCCCCCGCTTTGCGAGAGCCAGACGGGCCCGGGGGCCGGGGATGCAATACTGAGCGCTGGTGCTGTAACCGCTCGGACAGGTGCCAAGCTTGACCACCGGTTGCGGTGTCATGGACCCGTCGGCGAGACTGGCCAGTGGGATCAGCGCTAACCAACCAAGCCAGCGGCGAATGGCAAACGACGATGGCATTGATGGTCTCCTGCGTGCAGTGTTCGGCGAATCATCGGTAGGTACCTCGGGTTTGATCATCCGACCGATTCCTCCGCATCAGGTCGCTGGATATCCCAAGCCTCGACGAGCCTTCCCTGAGGTCGCACGGTGGCCCCTCTTTCAATTTTCCGGCTTGCTAGGCCACTCGACCACGCTCCTGTTCGATCTGCGCGTGCAGGGCCTGCGCGGCGGGGTCCTCGCTGACGTAGTCGTACTCCCTGAAGAAATCGAGATAGCCTGCCTCTTCGGCATAGTGCCCGGCGGCGACCATCTCCCGGGTTTCTGGTACCTGGTCGATGCGGCTCAGCGCGAGAACGGCGAGTTGGCCCTGTTGCCAGAGGACACCGGCGGAGACCATAGCCCGCATGAGCAAGGCCAACTTCAAGGGCAGCTTAAACATCATGATTGGCTCGCGAGGATAATAGGCCTAGCCCAAGTTTAACACCTGTACTTATTTTTCTCTTAGTTCCATCTACTTACAGAAGATGAAACGGCTGAGTGGCACTACAAGTTCGCCATTCTTTGAAATTTTTGACTCAGAAAATCATATTTTTCCACTTATCGTGCTCGCTGGTCGCTGCAAGGAGATCAGTTGGTTACGAACATCCGCACTACGGCCGTGCTGGCAGTTATTGGCAGAGCGTACGTGTTAGACGCTACCACCTACTGCAGCCGGGGCCTAGTCCGCCTGGAAAATTTCATGGCACTACATTTAGAATCCTGAGGTCGATGCATTTCGAGTCAGAGGCTTAGAGTGCATTCTGGCCGAATATCAATGGGGTCATGTTAAAGATGGGCTAGAAAGTGGGGCGTCAGCTATTTGAAAAAGCCAACGAATAGGTGCAAACTGAGCCAGTTTCAAGCTAACCTTCGCCGAGCAAATCGTCCGGAAAGGCTCGGTTCGCATGGTGTATTTTACTGGCGCGACGGGTAAAGGCATCGAACAGGGCGTAACTGATCGCCTGCGTAGCGGGCCATGAGACAGATGGTGGATCGCCGTGCGGGATATAGCCGGATACTATAGATCCGGCGGATTCTGATGTGGTTTGTCCACCGCAAGCCGTAGGCATTAACCATTGTCAGCCACTAGGCTTCGATCATGACAACCCGCATTACTATTGAAGATCACGTCGTTCCTCAGCTCCTTACCTCAGCCATTGAAGCATATGAGATTGAGCATCGCTTCCATAGAAATGGAAGAGCGCAAATAGCCGTTGAAACCTATGGACTGCTTTGGGGTTACGTTTTGCCAGCCCGGAATGACAGAGATTTGTGTATAATTTGCAATATGGCAACAGTTGAGACTTCTGCGATCAGGCATGAAGACTGGGTAATGCCTAATCCTGAGTCTCTAATAATGAAGCGAGATTTTTTCCAGAGTTACTGGCCTAATATTGAGCTTGTTGGGACTTTTCACTCACACCCATATAGCGGCCAGCGCGACGTAATAGGCATAAGAGGCTGGCGCGCAAGCGACACAGATAAGAATCATTGGCCATGGTTTCATGAAAATCTTTCGCCCGAGCTACCAGCTATGGCTCATCTTATAGTTACTATTGCAGCACTTGAGAGAAGGGGATGGGCGCGTCCACAGCGACTCCCTCTAGGTGAAGCAGATACAGGCTTCGTTCTTTCTTCAGGGTACCGAAAACTTTGGATAAAGGCTTATGCATCTGAAAAAATAGATGAAGAAACCTATGAATGCTCGGAAAACACATTTCTCGATATACCTGCTCTCTTGCAACGATTCGGCTAATAAAATGCATGATAGGGATGCCGGCGCAGGAAACTAACAAATATCCCTGCGCACTTGATTTCTAAAATAGCCCCATTGCCACATAATCCAATTCATCGACCGGAAAATGATCGTTTTCCGTCCACCCCTCCTCTTTCAAGTCAGAAATTATGTGCTGTCTCGCGACGACACCGACCTCTTCACCAAAAATCCTCGTTGCTTCTTTTATTCCAGCTTCATGGTGTCTCACGCGACGGTGGCGCATCCTGTAGCGCTCAGTTCCATGGAGCGCATCAAGCCATTGATGCACCAGCTCGTAAGGCCGCCCAAACAACTCGATTGATTCTTTACAATGGTCTTCAAATTTTGACATGACATATTACAGAAATGGAATGACTGAAATATCGCCCGATACCGCCGACATTTATGCCGTTACTGAGTATGCAAAACTTCCGTCCGATTCGCCATATTTGTCAAACTCGGGTTCTCTTGCGGAGTGGAGCGCCTAGCATAGACATGAGGCTTGACGAATCCGGAAAATGCGGGCGCGAAGCCCGCATAATCGATGATTTCAGCGGGTTTTATCTAACAGTTCCCGCAACGCGGTTTCTGCGACCTCCTGCATTTTTCTCGAATCAAATATATTTCCTTGCTGGCTCATGAGGAACGACTTCCCTTTTGTCGTAAACCATCCATCAAATGCTCCGGGAGTGTTCGCAGCCCATTCCCCCCCAAGGTTCGCATCCTCACTGAGCGTCGGCTCGCCATCTTCGTCAAAATGAGCGAGTAAAATCCTAAAACCATTGATAGGCCCCTCGTAGCGTAAAGCCGTGCATATCTGGGCATCCTCGTTTCTCGGGTCCCAATAGTATTGATAAAGAGCATCATGCTTGATTATATACGGATTTGGCTTCCCGGCCCTATCCATATCGTCTATCGCAATTACTTTTTTGATATCGCAGGCAGATAATCCCGCCCCCCAAACGGCATCCCAAGCATCGACGAGCAAGACGGCATAGTCCGTTCTGACGACCGCAGTAATAAGCAAATTATTATAATGCTCGCGTAAACCGCCCAGTTTGATCCCGGGCGGAAGCCAGTGGTTTGTGCGATCAAAAAGGTCATCCACCATCTGCAGCCGCCCGGGTTTCTCAAAAAAATAATCTTGTACGCTTTGAGGGATGGTGATAGTCATGATCAAATCCTCTTGAGTGAGTAGGAGAGGCCACGGGAATGCAGCAGTCACATGATTATAATTGCTGCCATTACGGATTTATTCGAAACTGAAAAATGAATGTCATGGTGAAAAAGATGCAATGGGCGCATACCCTCTCAACACTCGGCTGCGAGACAATATCAAAGCCCGACTCCCTTAGCCCTTCAGACATTTATCTATCATCCTCAAGCCCTCCAGCGCCCCGCATACCAGTCCCACATCTAACCCGCCCGACACTCGACATTCGGTCGGGTTGATGCGGATGAGTCTCCCGCCCCAGTCATGAATCACATCCTCACTGAAGTGCCGCACCGTGGCAATTGCAGTCCCGGCCCCCAATTCGATGACCACCGGGCACCGCAAGGGCTTCAACCACTCTTGCAGTCGCTCCAGTTGCTGCAACTGGCGCTCCTCGACCCAGTCGACATCATCAAACATCAGGATGTTGGGCCTAGCCGGACTACCACAATGTGGGCAAGTGGGTAAGGCGTTAAGTAACTGACACGCCTGCGAATCCACGACGGGCTCAAGGCCTTCGGCCGTCCAAATGGAGTCCCGGCACCGAGACAGGCACTGCAAGTGGTGGATGGAGCCGTGCACTTCAACAATTCTATTGGCATCGAAACCGGCCTTCTGGAAGTGTCCATCCACGTTACTGGTGAACACGAACACCCCGTGCCGCATCCCCTGCCCCCAACGCTTGAGGATATCAAAGCCGGCATGGGGTATAGTCTCCCGGTACAGCATCAGCCGATGACCGTAAAAGCCCCATGCCAACCGGGGATCACGCTCAAACGTTGCGGGGGATGCGGCTTCGTAGAAATTGATCCGGGCTCGACCCAACGCGGGATAGGCTTTCCAGAAACCTTCGTTGCCTCGAAAATCCGGAAGCCCGGAATCCACCCCCATTCCGGCGCCTGCGGCCACGATCAGTGCATCCGCCTGTTCGATCAGGTCCGCTGCGCGGGCGAAATCAGTCTCAAACGGCATGTTCATGGTGCGGATTGGTGGCGATCATTATCCGGACCAACGGAATATTGTTGGCTAAGCATCCATAGTCTCGCATAAACACCCCCTCAACCCGTCGGGCGGCGCAGGAAGGCAGGAATATCCTGATAATCAGACAAACTGTTGTCTGTCGTCGAAAATGCTTCCAGGTTCCATCGTATCTCCTTCTCACGCTCGATCGCATCGCGTCCAATTGCGGAAATCAGCCGATCATCCAGACCGGTGGCCACGATGGTAACCCGCAACTCGTCCTTCATCTCCAGGTCGCGCCGCACGCCCATTACTACGAGGGCGTCATCATCCATCAAGTCGCGAACCGTGTTACCGACCTCGTCGATCTCGTTCATCGTCAAGCTACAGGCGGCAGTGATGGTGATCAGCATACCCTTGGCCACGGCGAGATCGATAGACTCAAACAGAGGGCAATAAACCGCCGCCTCCGCGGCCTCACGCGCCCGCTCCGGGCCAACGGCGGTACCAGTGCCAACCATAGCCACCCCCATACCAGACAGCACAGTCGTCACGTCGCCGAAATCGACGCCGATCAAGTCCTGGCAGTTAATCTCGACGATGCTACGGGTGGCGTTCCATAGGATATCGTTGACATCCTTGAAGGCCCCGCGCAGGGTCAGATCATTGCCGTGATCCGCAAACCGCTTATTGTTCGGAATCGTGATCAGTGAACCAACATGCTTGATCAGTTCGGCAATGCCATCCTTTGCGATACGCCGCCGCCTACTTCCCTCGAAGGGGCACGGCATGGTCACCGCGGCGACGGTGAGAATGCCCAGTTCTTTAGCAACCTCAGCCACCACTGGGGCGGCCCCGGTACCAGTACCGCCGCCCATGCCGACGATGATGAAGATCATGTCGGCACCAGCCAATGCCGCCGCGATGCTTTCCCGATCCTCCAGCGCTGCCTGTCTACCCACCTCAGGATTGGCGCCGGCACCGAGCCCCTTGGTGGTGCCTAAACCGAGTTGCAAGAGGGTCTTCGCCCGCGCCCCCTTGAGTGCCTGCTTGTCGGTATCAAAGCAGATGAACTCTACCCCCTCAATGGTAGACTCGACCATATGATTAATTGCGTTGCGTCCCCCACCTCCGATACCAATCACTTTAAAAACAGCAGATTGGTCGTGAGTATCAATTACCGGCACCAAGGGCCGAACCGTCGCGGTCTGGGTCTTGTCATCGCTGAGGCCCCAGGCGTTGCCCAGGCAGAGGGCGCTACCGGCCCCCAAGCCTTGCAGAAAAATCCGGCGTTTCATCACGCTGTCTCCTCTTTGGTGGTCGCCTGGCGCTTGCGTGTCGGCGACGGGTGAGATCGTGGCGTGATTAGACCAGAGGGATGCGTCATTGTTTGTCGGATCGGACGGACGAGGGCGAGGCATTTACCATCACCCGTCTGGGATGCACTTGTTTCTTGTGCCGCCCACCTTATCCACTCTTGGGACCGATCAAGCACGAGGCAACAAGAATCCTGCCTGAACGAAATGCTGATCGAAGGCGAGGGCGGTCGATAGCCCCATTCGGCGCATAACGACAAAGGAGACACAATCGACCACGCAATGACGTATCCCGTATCGATAAAGACGGACTCAGGCATCCTGTTCGCCGATGATCGAGGTATCGTGATTGGTGGAAAGGTCTGCCGGCCCGTGGATGCGGATCCGGCGCAGTCGTGCGAAAATGGTTTCGGCCTCGTCGGCGTCCTCGGCCTGGGCGTCAACTAAGACAACGCGCAGAACCCTACCATCCAGTTTTTGCTGGTGCTCCCGTGGGATGTCGAGAATACCGTCGTGGGCAGTGGTCTGAAACTCAATTGCGTTCATGGGTTCGACTCTGGTTGATTCATGCGGCCTGGTCCGCCAGCCCCGAGAATCCGGCGGCTCCTTCGGCGGCGTCGAACCCCGCGGCGGGACGGGGCATTCGCCCCGTCCCAAACGTTTATTCCGTCGCCGACCGTTGGCACGAACCCGCAAGTCCGGAGAAAACGTTTCGGACGGGGCGAATGAGATTGGGCAAGTATTCGAGCCTTTTTTATCAGTTACATAGCGCTTAATCGTGATACGGTTTCGAGAGAAAAGCGCCGAAAATTGCTATTTTGTGCCGATTTCGCCTCGGGGCGCTGAGCAATCTCTATGATTTACAATAGCATAATACTTTCACAGTCTCGAATGCCCCGTCCGGCATTTTTTTTGTCGCCGGGTGAATGCTACCAAAGCCGCTGCACGCCGAAGTGATCGAATAGGGTCTCGTTGCTGACCAGTATCAGTCCTTCGATCTGGGCTTGGGCGATCAGCATCCGATCGAACGGGTCGCGATGCGCGCCGGGCATGAGTCCGGCGCGGCGTCCATGCGCGATGGTGATCGGCAATTGCCGAAACGCCTGATCGTCAAGGATCTGCGCGAAGTGTTCGGCGACATGCACTGCGTCGGGGAGTTTGCCGATGCGCACCTTGGTCGCGATCTCCCACGCGGACGCGGCGCTCACGAACACCACGCGGTGGGCGTCGCCTATCGCCTGCTGCGCTGGACGCGACAGGTCGTGGTCGCCGTCGAGCCACCAGAGCAACGCGTGGGTGTCGAGCAGCAAGGGCGGCGGTCTGTCCTCAGGTGGCTCATTCCCAGGCACGCAGTTCATCCTCCGGCAACGGCTCGAAGAAACGCTGGTCGACCCGGGCCTTACCGCTCAACGCACCGAATTGCCGGCGGCTGGGCCGAGGCGCGATGGGGGTGAGGCGCACGACGGGTGTGCCGGCCTTGGCGATCACGACCTCCTCGCCACGGCATGCCTGGTCGATGATTTTGGACAGTTGGGTCTTGGCCTCGTGGATATTGACCTGGATCATGGGGCTTTTTGACGCCTAGCTAACATTGATTGGCTAAGTGTAGCAGTCAGACTGGGCCGCGTAGCGATAACCGCAGGGCGTGCGCGCAGCCGGGCCGGTTTGGGGGTCGGCCCGACGGCCGACCGAACCGGCTGAAGCCTCGACCTCCGGTTGGTTTCCGGTTTCGGCGCGGCCGCAGGGATGATCGACGGCCGCTACGCCGCTTCGCGCCCATCCACCTGCTTCAATCGACACTCCGCCGCCAGCCGCCGCAGGAACTGCTCGGGCGTCAGGGTCTCCCCGAGCAGGATGCGCTGGCGGCAGACGTTGGCGAAGTCACCGGCCGTCAATCCCTGGAGCGTCTCCAGATAGCGCGCCAGCTCCGGCGCGACCGCCTCGGTGGTATCGTCCAGCGCCTCCCGCGCAAAGAGGGCAAGCCGTTGCGCCGGGTTCAGCGCCCGGAAATGCAGCTTGAAATCGAACCGCCGCAGGGCCGCCGCATCGATCCCCGCCATCAGGTTGGTCGCGGCAATGAAGATGCCGGGGTAACGCTCCATCTGCTGCAACAGCTCATTGACCTGGGTACGCTGTTCCTAAAATTCTGAGCAAAGTTGCTCAGTGATGAAGTTAGGATTTATCCGCACTTGGTTGATAGGCGTTGCGGCCTGCAACTCAAGCCTCTTGACGCTCAGTTGCGCCGGAGAACGTGACAGCAGCACCCGTCGGACTTCCCGGTGCGGCATGTACCGCTTGATCTCCGGGTCCGCGAGCCTTGCCAGCACGTTCAGAGCCGCGTTATGGTCTGCCTGCAGAACGTCCCCGGTGACCCGGTAAAACTTGTCGCCACGGCGCTTGCCTTCCAGCAAGCCAGTAGTCGAGTCCATTTGCGACGTGAAGGAACCATTGACGAGCACATGCTCGGCATCGCGCTGCTTACACACCGAGTCCAGGGCCTCGGCGAGCACGCCTTTTGCCCATGAACTCATACGTCTGTTGTATCGCTTCCATTGCTGCTTCTTGGCAATGGGCGAGGTCAAATCTTCGGAGACCACCAGGGCCGCCTTATCCACGATGGAGTGCGCCGATTGATAGGCGATCGTGCGCAAGCGCTTCTTGGTGCGCACCCTTCTTGCTTCGAGCTTCTTGCGACCCAGGTTATTAGTGAGAATCCGGTCGGCCTTGGCCTGGTGGCCGCGCTTACGGTGCTTCTTTTCCAGCGCATGAAGCTGGTTGCGCTGCTGACCGGTCTTGGCACCCGTGTCGCTATATGCCGTCAGTACGGCACCGAAGGCCTGCCCATGCGCGGCGCCGTCGGAGTCCGTGAACGCTTCGGTATAGCCCTTGTCGATCCCAAGTGCCTGGTCCCCGTGCGGGCGTCCCTCATCCTTGTCGGTCGCGTAGTGGATTTCCGTGAAGCCGTCCTTCACGCACACACGGAGGTTACTGCCGGTCAGGTCGACGTTCTTGCCATTGGACGTCGTGACCAACTGGATGTCATCACCGTACTTCTTGGCCACGCGGATCGTGATAACCAGTTGACCATCAACAACTTCAGACGAATGTTTATCGGAACGGACGATGAACTGGTTCGTCGTGTGACTGACGCCGTGCCGGAAGTGCTTGCGCATCTGGCGATGGAGGAAAGGGTCTTCCATCCACTGATCGGCCGTGAGTAGGGTGTAGAGCCGTTTCCGCTCGGCTGGGTCCGCGGTCCTGGCCGCGATAGCCTGTCGAACTTTGAGCTTCGCCGCCGCCTTGTATGTCAAAATATCGTTGACTACATCCTTGGTGGTTTCGTTACGGACGGTGCCGTCCACCCACAGGCCCGAATAGAGGTCTTGGGCGCTGATGGCCTTACGGATGTCGCTAGCGGACTTGCCGACGTTGCCCAGCGCCCCGTATCGTCGCCAAATATCGGCGCGCAGGTAGCCCATCGCCTGACAGATCGGCGTGAGTTCCGGCGGGACATCGGCTTGCAGGGTGCGCGTGACCTTCATTCGCAAAGCGCCTTGGGTTGTGTTGCGGCACAGTCGGGGAAATCGGCCTTGATTTCGTGCTTGTATTTGCGCAGTCCATACAGCCGGCAGGAGAAGGTGTGCACGATGGCCAGCAAATCCTCGACCATCTCCTGTTGCGGCGAGAGCGATTCCTGATTCACTACCACCACCTCGCAACCGTTATGCCTGGCGATGTGCTCGAACAGGTCGAACCCGAAGCGCATCAGCCGATCTTTATGGGCGACAAGCACTTGCCGGACCTCGCCGCGCCCGATTTGCTCCACCAGGGCGAGAAAGCGTTTGCGCTTGAAGTTCATCCCGCCGCCAATCTCGGTCATCCATTCATCCACGGCGATCCCAGCGCCCAGGCAGTAGGTCTCCATCGCCTTCACCTGAGAGGCCAAATCGTCCTTCTGACCGGCGCTCGACACGCGGCAGTACACCACCACCGCGCGCCGCTCCGGCACGCCGCCCGTCAGCAAGCGCACGTCCGCTTCGTCGAAATAGCGATGCCCGGACGGATGACGCTTGGCCACGAGCTTACCCTCGCGCTCCCAACGCCGGATCGTCGAGGGCGCTTTCCCGATCCGTTTCGCGAACTCGTTGATGCGGTAAGTTTTGCTCACGCGAGCAATTATAGATAATAATAAATAAGAATCAAACAACAGTTAACACCTCCCAACCGTGCCGGGCCGCCCGCCGGTCACTGAGGAAGCTGTCGACCTCGTCGAGCAGCAGGACCGAGTGCGCCGGGTCGCAGTCGCGGAACAACCGCGCCAGGTTCTGTTCGGTCTCCCCGACATAGGGCGAGATCAGGTCCGACGCCTGACGCGCCACCAGTTCGCGGTCCAGGGCCTCGGCCAGGACCTCGGCAAAGGCGGTCTTGCCGGTTCCGGGCGGACCATAGAAGCACAGGCTGCCGCGTCCCTGCTCGGCCAATGCGCGGGCGATGGCGCTCGGGCCGATCCCTCCGGCCAGGTTGAGAAAGGCCACGTCGAAGCGGGTCGCCGGGGTCCGCCGTCGGGGCGTCGGCGCCCCATAGAGCAGGGTGCGCACCGCGGCCACCCCGGCGCGCACCGTCTGCTCGGCCGGGGCCTGCGGGTGCAGGTCCAGCAGGCGCCGGGCCGCACCCAACTGGGCCGGCGCCAGGACCGCGTCGGCGGCCAGTTCATCGAGCAGGGCCGGCGGCAGGTCGCGGTCGCCCAGATGGCTCTCGACGATGGCGCGGCGCACCGAGCGCGGCGGGGTGACGAAGGCGACCGGTCAGTCCGTCCAGCGGCTCGTCGCCGAGCAGGTCCAGCGGGGCTGCGTCGCTCAGGCCGATCAGGTCAAGCAGTTGGCGCGATGACAGGTCTTGGTTCTTCTGGGCCATGGCGGATTCCTCTGGGTTCGTTCAGGTGGGCCTTGCAGCGACTGGGAACCCCGTTCAGTGCTGAAACGCGTGCGGGATCCGAAAATATACTTTTTGCCGTCGAAACGGGGCAGCGAAATGCATTGAACCATCGTCATGCGTCAGCGCCTGTCGTACACTGCGGCCATGGCTGCTACCCATGAAACCCGGATCGCGCGCCTCAAGCGCCTGGAAGCCCTGCTGGCCCCTGGGCGGGCGGCCGACGCTTGCCCGGACGGCGCGCGGCTGCTCGCGATTCTCGGTGAGGGCTATGCCGGTAAGACGCCGCAGGCACGTCGGCGCGCACTGCAACGCGATCTGGACGAGTTGGTGAAGGCGGGACGCATTGAGGCGGTCAACCCCGGCGGCAAGCCGCTGCGCTACCGGCGGGTCACGGACGAACCGGACGACGACCAGGCGATCTGGGAGTACAACCTCAGGGTGATGCGCGAGCTGGTGGCGGAGGCCCTGCCCGAGCGCCAGATCGATCGGTTGTGGCAGCGGTTACTGACCAACGCCGAGGGTCCCAGGCTCGATGAGGGCCGATTGCGGATCGTCCCCGACACCTTGCGCCTGCAAGCGGTGGAACTCTATCCGGGGGTGTTGGAGGCCGTGATCGAGGCCCTGGCGCGGCGCTTTGCCCTGCGGGTGCTGTACAAAAACGCCGACGATGAGTGCGGCGAGGCCTGCGTGCATCCCCAGGCATTGGTGCAGCGCGGGCCAATTGCCTATCTGCTCGCCCTGAAGAACGACGAGGAGGAGCCGGTGCGACTCTATGCACTGCACCGGATGATCCGGGCCCAGGCGCTGGCAGAAACGCCCGCACGGGCGGCGGCGGGATTCGATCTGGATGAGTACATCGCGAACGGCCAAGTGGACTTCGGCCAGGGGGAGCTGATCGACCTGGAGTTACGGGTGCGCGGCTATCTGGTGGCGGTGCTGACCGACTGTCGGCTGGCGGCGGGTCAGCGGTGGGAGGACGAGCCGCTCGACTCCGACTTCGAGATCCGGGTGTGGGCGCAGGTCCCCTCGACGGGCCAATTGCTGCGCTGGCTGTTGGGAGCCGGGAACAATGTCGAGGTGGTCGCCCCGCCGGACTTGCGCCGCGTGGTGGCGGTGCAGGCGGCGAAGATGGCGGCGCTCTATGCCGATCCGGATGGCGAGTAGAGGATGACATGAATACACCCACCCTGATGGTCCAAGGCACCACCTCGGACGCCGGCAAGAGCCTGCTGGTCACTGCCATCTGCCGCTGGCTCAGACGCCGCGGGGTGCGGGTAGCGCCCTTCAAGCCCCAGAACATGGCGCTCAACAGCGCCGTGACCATCGACGGCGGGGAGATCGGCCGCGCCCAGGCGGTGCAGGCCGCCGCCTGCGGCCTGCCGCCCCACACCGACATGAACCCGGTGCTGCTCAAGCCCAACAGCGACATCGGCGCCCAGGTCATCATCCAGGGGCGCGCCATCGGCAACCTCAACGCCGTCGCCTATCAGGCGTACAAGGCCAGCGCCCGGGTCGCGGTGATGGAGTCTTACCACCGGCTGGCGGGGCAGTATCAGGCCATCGTGGTCGAGGGGGCCGGCTCCCCCGCCGAGATCAATCTGCGCGCCCAGGACATCGCCAACATGGGCTTCGCCGAGGCCGTCGACTGCCCGGTCATCCTGATCGCGGACATCGACCGGGGCGGCGTCTTCGCCCACCTGGTCGGCACCCTGGCGCTCCTCTCCCCGAGCGAGCAGGCGCGCGTCCAGGGCTTCGTCATCAATCGCTTCCGGGGCGATATCGCACTCCTGGAACCCGGTCTCGACTGGCTCACCGAATACACCGGCAAGCCCGTCTTGGGCGTCCTGCCCTATCTCAAGGGTCTGCACCTGCCGGCCGAGGACTCGCTCGAGCGCGCCCAGGGGGACACCCTGGAAGCCGCCCTGCGGATCCTGGTCCCGGTCCTGCCGCGCCTGAGCAACCACACGGACTTAGACCCCCTGCGGCTGCACCCCGGGGTGGACCTGCGCCTGATCGGACCGGGCGAGCCGATCCCGCCCGCCGACCTGCTGCTCCTGCCCGGCTCCAAGTCGGTCGCCGCGGATCTGGCCTGGCTGCGCGCCCAGGGCTGGTCGGCGGCCATCGCCCGCCACCTGCGCTATGGCGGCAAGGTCATCGGTGTGTGCGGCGGCTTCCAGATGCTCGGGCGCGCCATCCATGATCCCCTGGGCCTGGAGGGACCGCCCGGCAGCACGCCCGGGCTGGGGCTCCTGGACCTGGAGACCACGCTGGCGGCGGACAAACGCCTGACCAACGTCAGCGGCCGGCTGAGCCTCGACGAGGCCCCCGTCACCGGCTACGAGATCCACGCGGGCATCACCACCGGCCCCGGCCTGGCCCGCCCCGCGGTCCTGCTCAACGACGGACCGGACGGTGCCATCAGCCCCGACGGCCAGGTGCTCGGCACCTACCTGCACGGACTCTTCGACGCCCCGGAGGCCTGCGCCGTGCTGCTCGCCTGGGCTGGTCTGGACCGGCCCCAGGCCGCGGACTACGGGGCCCTGCGCGAGGCGACCATCGAGCGGCTGGCGGATATGGTGGAGGCGCATCTGGATACCGGGGCGCTCGGACGCCTGCTGGGGTTGGAGAAGTCGACCTGAGCCGAATAGCCCTTATAATCGGCTCATGTGGATCTGGCAAAGGCCCGACTGGCCGACCTTCAGCTTTGATATGGACCGCCTTGCCGCGCCCGTCGCCGAGTATCGGTGCCGGGCCGGGCAACTCGCGGGCACCGTGGCGCGACTGACGGTTGCCGACCGCCAGGAGGCCTTGGTGGACCTCCTGGTGTCCGAGGCCATCAAGACCAGCGCCATCGAAGGCGAGCCGCTGGATCGCGTCTCGGTACGCTCCTCGATCAAGGCCCACATCGGGCTTGCCCCACCGGCAACCGCCTCCA
Coding sequences within:
- a CDS encoding helix-turn-helix transcriptional regulator yields the protein MAATHETRIARLKRLEALLAPGRAADACPDGARLLAILGEGYAGKTPQARRRALQRDLDELVKAGRIEAVNPGGKPLRYRRVTDEPDDDQAIWEYNLRVMRELVAEALPERQIDRLWQRLLTNAEGPRLDEGRLRIVPDTLRLQAVELYPGVLEAVIEALARRFALRVLYKNADDECGEACVHPQALVQRGPIAYLLALKNDEEEPVRLYALHRMIRAQALAETPARAAAGFDLDEYIANGQVDFGQGELIDLELRVRGYLVAVLTDCRLAAGQRWEDEPLDSDFEIRVWAQVPSTGQLLRWLLGAGNNVEVVAPPDLRRVVAVQAAKMAALYADPDGE
- the ftsZ gene encoding cell division protein FtsZ — its product is MVPVIDTHDQSAVFKVIGIGGGGRNAINHMVESTIEGVEFICFDTDKQALKGARAKTLLQLGLGTTKGLGAGANPEVGRQAALEDRESIAAALAGADMIFIIVGMGGGTGTGAAPVVAEVAKELGILTVAAVTMPCPFEGSRRRRIAKDGIAELIKHVGSLITIPNNKRFADHGNDLTLRGAFKDVNDILWNATRSIVEINCQDLIGVDFGDVTTVLSGMGVAMVGTGTAVGPERAREAAEAAVYCPLFESIDLAVAKGMLITITAACSLTMNEIDEVGNTVRDLMDDDALVVMGVRRDLEMKDELRVTIVATGLDDRLISAIGRDAIEREKEIRWNLEAFSTTDNSLSDYQDIPAFLRRPTG
- a CDS encoding type II toxin-antitoxin system VapC family toxin, whose product is MLLDTHALLWWLDGDHDLSRPAQQAIGDAHRVVFVSAASAWEIATKVRIGKLPDAVHVAEHFAQILDDQAFRQLPITIAHGRRAGLMPGAHRDPFDRMLIAQAQIEGLILVSNETLFDHFGVQRLW
- a CDS encoding type II toxin-antitoxin system Phd/YefM family antitoxin translates to MIQVNIHEAKTQLSKIIDQACRGEEVVIAKAGTPVVRLTPIAPRPSRRQFGALSGKARVDQRFFEPLPEDELRAWE
- a CDS encoding SIR2 family NAD-dependent protein deacylase, with product MNMPFETDFARAADLIEQADALIVAAGAGMGVDSGLPDFRGNEGFWKAYPALGRARINFYEAASPATFERDPRLAWGFYGHRLMLYRETIPHAGFDILKRWGQGMRHGVFVFTSNVDGHFQKAGFDANRIVEVHGSIHHLQCLSRCRDSIWTAEGLEPVVDSQACQLLNALPTCPHCGSPARPNILMFDDVDWVEERQLQQLERLQEWLKPLRCPVVIELGAGTAIATVRHFSEDVIHDWGGRLIRINPTECRVSGGLDVGLVCGALEGLRMIDKCLKG
- a CDS encoding IS607 family transposase; the protein is MSKTYRINEFAKRIGKAPSTIRRWEREGKLVAKRHPSGHRYFDEADVRLLTGGVPERRAVVVYCRVSSAGQKDDLASQVKAMETYCLGAGIAVDEWMTEIGGGMNFKRKRFLALVEQIGRGEVRQVLVAHKDRLMRFGFDLFEHIARHNGCEVVVVNQESLSPQQEMVEDLLAIVHTFSCRLYGLRKYKHEIKADFPDCAATQPKALCE
- a CDS encoding transposase yields the protein MKVTRTLQADVPPELTPICQAMGYLRADIWRRYGALGNVGKSASDIRKAISAQDLYSGLWVDGTVRNETTKDVVNDILTYKAAAKLKVRQAIAARTADPAERKRLYTLLTADQWMEDPFLHRQMRKHFRHGVSHTTNQFIVRSDKHSSEVVDGQLVITIRVAKKYGDDIQLVTTSNGKNVDLTGSNLRVCVKDGFTEIHYATDKDEGRPHGDQALGIDKGYTEAFTDSDGAAHGQAFGAVLTAYSDTGAKTGQQRNQLHALEKKHRKRGHQAKADRILTNNLGRKKLEARRVRTKKRLRTIAYQSAHSIVDKAALVVSEDLTSPIAKKQQWKRYNRRMSSWAKGVLAEALDSVCKQRDAEHVLVNGSFTSQMDSTTGLLEGKRRGDKFYRVTGDVLQADHNAALNVLARLADPEIKRYMPHREVRRVLLSRSPAQLSVKRLELQAATPINQVRINPNFITEQLCSEF
- a CDS encoding DUF6915 family protein; protein product: MSKFEDHCKESIELFGRPYELVHQWLDALHGTERYRMRHRRVRHHEAGIKEATRIFGEEVGVVARQHIISDLKEEGWTENDHFPVDELDYVAMGLF
- a CDS encoding AAA family ATPase yields the protein MRRAIVESHLGDRDLPPALLDELAADAVLAPAQLGAARRLLDLHPQAPAEQTVRAGVAAVRTLLYGAPTPRRRTPATRFDVAFLNLAGGIGPSAIARALAEQGRGSLCFYGPPGTGKTAFAEVLAEALDRELVARQASDLISPYVGETEQNLARLFRDCDPAHSVLLLDEVDSFLSDRRAARHGWEVLTVV